From a single Solenopsis invicta isolate M01_SB chromosome 6, UNIL_Sinv_3.0, whole genome shotgun sequence genomic region:
- the LOC120358097 gene encoding uncharacterized protein LOC120358097, with product MNTRSGSNKEEVEGTYKSAIENQGIPGRSKNTIIHTSTPVLPPRITPKSINFTYYDSEGSLKDNDKTLVPGSGGSDDSGDSDGSGDSADNTVKERDTEPTLKRKSKRRKMTHPLTLNTLKYAVEAVPFFDGQNIPLSYFIEGCEEAKSMLPGETESQFARIIRTRIVGEARRTIQDQNFDSIAQLTAFLKQVYGPSKTLYQLQGELGCIYQKNEEDVVTYANRVKLLGKQILEAYKSWGNAAPDQNIKASLERDMSKCFIRGLKPEIEQRIARNLSVQETVSDALRIERELRSITDLRQGKNNTSGQLSVINQSRETCQICYKEGHSASKCRKLTQTVQILDKINLGTEILICQICKKRGHSADKCRFRDPQNRQSVKLIQQTNIICQLCSKLGHNAKSCRTNKTGSQNKPSVICQWCDRLGHTADNCWKKQNEQRNTENKPRPTCQNCNNFGHIARDCRSNARASVAPKDAVTCRYCKEQGHLLENCELRIASNNRRKANGSGNANGPSTSGVQQGSGRISHPPEAQETRRVKLCESIPQTTFLLDTGSGPNIIKERFVPENKIINYNNILKLSGINEYPVYTIGEIILPLFEKDITFHIVSSNFPISQSGILGNDFFKQTSSKIDYAKGYLNVSGTNIPFFSPEIITAAPRSESLFYVRIGNPEIKIGYIPKQKIAHGIYSRETIAENIDGKAYLNVISTLDEEAEVQVPTLYLKPLDDMFDDYKLKDEDKLGKNKGETEGKTNDERRNNTDYGDVKLINDKSEIVNKHGKIKTRENGKNKNEEIKNKDNQPKNEAKIKEKIEHKIQRENKILSENSNSRNYGERGFQTSSKISFDPKIHEEGSYQTPLELSKDLKFIRGENFQTPPPMPSTPADREKGSYQTSSDAVFVPRELKEKSSLILPEKINVPKRGMFIGSDDLSRSIIKRPAKELNNLCYSEESESSSENIASFQQIIEKSEDKQTPTSTEERKMQSEISHECLKISEKIEQTRLADIIELLRLEHLDTQEKDSVTNLISYSQDRFHIPGENLTATHVLQHQIPTTDDRPINTRQYRFPQIHKEEINRQVEELLEGGIVKLSQSPYNTPIWIVPKKEDSKGNKRWRMVLDFRALNEKTIGDAYPLPNIVDIIDQLGGAQYFSVCDLASGFHQIKMDPVDSHKTAFTIPFGHYEFERMPFGLKNAPATFQRLMDLVLSGLQGKELFVYMDDIVIYATSLEEHERKYNLLIDRLRKANLKLQPDKCEFLKTQVTYLGHIISRNGIKPDPKKLEAVRQFPRPKTPKNIKQFLGLAGYYRRFISNFSKLAKPLTNLLKNDVRFEWTSDQEDSFETLKEQLCKEPVLQYPDFSKPFILTTDASGIAVGGILSQGEVNKDRPIAYASRTLTDNEVKYDTYEKEALAIVYCVKHFRAYLYGRKFTLVTDHKPLLWFKNAQDANMRILRWRLKLSEYEYDVVYKAGKTNVNADALSRNPVNMEEDDCNVITRNKILNPDDPEDAKIISRILEESEDEEGEDDDFKLYLSDNEEIEDLLLDENLPEENSDPIPSMCKEQNKSQQLQTTEEVLIHEPPRSNGMQTRNQTRNKDIQQKISLQDSHEHIDEIEQIEERNDPPDKGNNDRNDEEESQEEGREEEIRRKKHKSKPIIIEHRIIKANTIDSRELLFLRKDNIAYFVDTDGSPLDLGSQKLFERNEIPNLGALTLGEAKAVKYKKHYHIALPISERQREGPTMTLIQITTVIRDLRNIIENLKLETVSIAKSDFVNNVPWSNIKPLLQSTFINSTSKLIICNGLIKYPPKDLRPIIIGEIHCSPTGGHRGVTKTYSRIKHHYYWENLKSDIQQYIQQCLQCQLKKLVRVKTKQPMIITDTPGSSFDKVAMDIVGPLPRTKRGSEYILTLQDQLTKFCMGIPLPDQTSETIAEAFVDRFICVLGAPKAILTDQGRNFISELMKKIAKLFRIRKFRTTAFHPQSNGSLERSHHALGEYLKQYANNQKEWDRWIGLAMFNYNIGVHEATKHTPYELVFGKIARIPSGELFGPEDKLTSYDDYLINLATQLHAIQTNARENVVEAKIKSKKHYDKKINPQTFRPGDQVFLLKGPKPGKFGVHYTGPHEVLEILNKNDMDSRLIAIMLIIAWTRKTNGIIGYDCGSPMANITTMSLLNTEECDIPPQRVNQTKTYIQLIQINEFKTVRVRQCKVEIDRIVKTCGMFSHTSDVLNGKYSYIEETSRESCMRMQWIGVYRHGITVISELKANQSISRPLILAGHIDEGGCHGGSYSDTFGSWPNVIVLATVKITLQDYEATVQLNSNRLMLRSGVTCDFKATHCIDLEGGNTFWDPLPADQCALSNYASLYDGFADVLIDDTGKESQIVYTVKSQQFSH from the exons ATGAATACTAGGTCCGGATCGAATAAAGAAGAAGTTGAAGGTACTTACAAAAGTGCTATTGAGAATCAGGGTATTCCTGGACGTTCAAAAAACACGATAATACACACATCAACTCCTGTCCTACCCCCTAGAATCACtcctaaatcaattaattttacctATTACGATTCAGAAGGTTCATTAAAAGATAACGACAAGACGCTTGTGCCCGGTTCCGGCGGTTCCGACGATTCTGGCGATTCCGACGGTTCTGGCGATTCCGCAGACAATACTGTGAAAGAGCGCGATACCGAACCTACCCTTAAGCGTAAATCAAAGCGTAGAAAAATGACGCATCCTTTAACTTTGAATACTTTAAAATACGCTGTAGAAGCCGTCCCGTTCTTCGACGGGCAGAATATCCCGctatcatattttattgaaggatGCGAAGAGGCAAAATCTATGTTACCCGGTGAGACCGAATCTCAATTCGCCCGGATTATTAGAACGCGAATTGTAGGCGAGGCTCGTAGAACGATACAAGACCAAAATTTTGACAGCATTGCTCAATTAACCGCGTTTTTGAAACAAGTTTACGGCCCATCTAAAACCTTATACCAGTTGCAAGGAGAATTAGGTTgcatatatcaaaaaaatgagGAAGATGTAGTTACTTATGCGAATAGAGTGAAATTATTGGGCAAACAAATATTGGAAGCGTATAAGTCCTGGGGAAATGCTGCTCCCGACCAAAATATTAAAGCATCATTAGAGAGGGATATGAGCAAATGCTTCATTAGAGGATTAAAACCCGAaatcgaacaaagaatcgcGAGAAATTTAAGTGTCCAGGAGACAGTATCCGACGCGTTACGAATAGAAAGAGAATTACGTTCAATAACCGATCTACGACAGGgcaaaaataacacctcaggGCAACTATCAGTTATCAATCAATCGCGTGAAACCTGTCAAATCTGCTACAAGGAGGGACACTCTGCCTCTAAGTGTAGGAAGTTGACTCAAACTGTTCAGATTCTCGATAAAATTAATCTAGGAACAGAAATTCTAATCtgccaaatttgtaaaaaacgcGGACATTCTGCTGACAAATGTCGATTCCGCGATCCTCAGAATCGACAATCCgtcaaattaatacaacaaactaatattatttgccAGTTGTGTTCCAAACTCGGTCATAATGCCAAATCCTGTCGAACTAACAAAACTGGTAGTCAAAATAAGCCTTCGGTAATTTGTCAATGGTGCGATAGACTAGGGCATACGGCGGATAACTGCTGGAAAAAACAGAATGAACAGCGTAACACAGAAAATAAGCCCAGACCAACCTgtcaaaattgcaataattttgggcATATCGCGAGAGATTGTCGATCTAACGCAAGGGCAAGTGTAGCACCTAAAGACGCAGTAACGTGTCGTTATTGCAAAGAGCAGGGGCATCTCCTTGAGAATTGCGAACTGCGAATTGCAAGTAATAATCGAAGGAAAGCTAACGGTTCGGGAAATGCGAACGGGCCCTCGACGTCGGGTGTGCAGCAGGGGTCCGGAAGGATCTCACACCCGCCGGAAGCCCAAGAAACCAGACGA GTAAAACTTTGTGAGTCAATTCCGCAGACTACCTTTTTATTAGACACAGGCAGTGGACCCAATATAATTAAAGAGCGCTTTGTAcccgaaaataaaattatcaattataacaatattttgaaattaagcgGAATAAATGAGTACCCTGTTTATACTATCGGAGAAATTATTCTGCCCCTTTTTGAGAAGGACATAACCTTCCACATTGTGTCAAGCAATTTTCCGATATCACAGTCCGGTATATTAGGTAATGATTTCTTCAAACAAACCTCTTCAAAAATAGACTATGCTAAAGGCTATTTAAATGTATCGGGCACTAATATTCCTTTCTTTTCCCCAGAAATTATTACAGCAGCTCCCCGGTCTGAGTCACTGTTTTATGTAAGAATAGGGAACcctgaaataaaaatcggatACATTCCTAAACAGAAAATCGCTCATGGGATTTATTCGAGAGAGACCATAGCAGAAAATATCGACGGTAAAGCATATCTTAACGTAATAAGTACTTTGGACGAAGAGGCAGAAGTTCAGGTACCCACATTGTATCTTAAACCCTTGGATGATATGTTCGACGATTATAAGTTAAAAGATGAAGATAAACTAGGAAAAAATAAAGGAGAAACAGAAGGAAAAACTAATGacgaaagaagaaataatacgGATTACGgagatgtaaaattaattaatgataaaagtgAAATCGTAAATAaacatggaaaaataaaaacgagagagaatggcaaaaataaaaatgaagagataaaaaataaagataatcaaCCCAAAAACGAggcaaaaattaaagaaaaaattgaacatAAGATTCAAAGGGAGAACAAAATATTAAGTGAGAATTCTAATTCTCGAAATTATGGAGAGAGAGGTTTTCAAACCTCTTCCAAAATATCCTTCGATCCAAAAATTCATGAggagggaagttaccaaacccCCCTTGAATTGTCCAAGGATCTCAAATTTATTAGAGGGGAAAATTTCCAAACCCCTCCTCCAATGCCCTCCACTCCTGCCGATCGTGAAaagggaagttaccaaacctcgaGCGATGCGGTTTTTGTTCCAAGAGAGCTAAAAGAAAAGAGCTCTTTAATTCTccctgaaaaaataaatgttccaAAAAGGGGAATGTTTATAGGAAGTGATGACCTCTCTCGTTCCATCATTAAAAGACcagcaaaagaattaaataacttatGCTATTCTGAAGAAAGCGAATCATCCTCAGAAAATATTGCCtcatttcaacaaataattgaaaaatccgAGGATAAACAAACTCCAACAAGCACAGAGGAGCGAAAGATGCAGAGTGAAATATCCCACGAATGCTTAAAAATCTCCGAAAAGATAGAGCAAACCAGACTCGCggatattatagaattattgcGACTAGAGCATTTAGATACGCAGGAGAAAGATAGCGTAACGAATCTCATATCTTATAGTCAAGATAGATTCCATATTCCCGGAGAAAATTTAACGGCAACTCATGTGTTGCAACATCAGATACCGACAACAGATGATCGACCCATTAATACTAGGCAGTATCGGTTCCCACAAATCCATAAGGAAGAAATAAATAGACAAGTCGAAGAATTATTAGAAGGAGGcatagtaaaattatctcagtcACCTTACAACACACCCATATGGATAGTACCTAAGAAAGAAGACTCGAAGGGAAATAAGCGTTGGAGAATGGTTCTAGATTTCCGAGCTTTGAACGAAAAAACTATTGGCGACGCTTATCCATTACCCAATATTGTTGATATCATTGATCAGTTAGGTGGAGCGCAATATTTTTCAGTGTGTGATTTAGCCTCAGGATTTCACCAGATTAAAATGGATCCTGTTGATAGCCACAAGACTGCATTCACGATACCCTTTGGCCACTACGAATTTGAACGAATGCCCTTCGGTTTAAAAAACGCTCCAGCCACCTTTCAACGCCTCATGGATTTAGTGTTATCTGGATTACAAGGCAAGGAATTGTTTGTTTATATGGACGACATTGTTATTTACGCTACCTCATTGGAAGAACACGAAAGAAAATACAATCTGTTAATAGATCGACTCCGAAAAGCCAACTTAAAACTACAACCCGATAAatgcgaatttttaaaaacacaggTAACCTATCTGGGGCACATAATAAGCCGAAATGGCATTAAACCTGATCCCAAGAAACTGGAAGCCGTCCGACAGTTCCCCAGACCCAAGACACCGaagaatattaaacaatttctaggATTGGCAGGGTATTATAGGCGattcatatcaaatttttcaaaattggccaaGCCATTAACAAATCTATTAAAGAATGATGTTCGTTTTGAATGGACATCGGATCAAGAAGATTCCTTTGAAACATTAAAGGAGCAATTATGCAAAGAACCGGTGCTTCAATATCCTGACTTTTCCAAACCATTCATTTTAACCACCGATGCATCTGGTATAGCAGTAGGAGGTATCTTATCACAGGGTGAAGTGAATAAAGATAGACCAATAGCATACGCGTCGAGAACTCTAACGGATAACGAAGTTAAATATGACACTTACGAAAAAGAAGCTTTAGCTATCGTATATTGTGTAAAACATTTTCGAGCTTATTTATACGGACGAAAATTTACATTGGTAACCGATCATAAACCTCTGCTTTGGTTTAAAAACGCCCAAGATGCAAATATGAGGATACTTCgctggagattaaaattatcgGAATACGAATACGACGTTGTATATAAAGCAGGAAAAACCAATGTAAACGCGGATGCCTTGTCTCGAAACCCTGTAAATATGGAAGAAGATGATTGCAACGTTATCACTCGGAATAAAATTCTTAACCCCGATGACCCAGAAGACGCGAAAATCATTTCTAGAATATTAGAAGAATCTGAAGATGAAGAAGGAGAAGATGACGATTTCAAACTTTACCTTTCGGACAATGAGGAAATCGAAGACCTGCTACTCGATGAGAATCTACCCGAAGAAAACTCCGATCCGATACCTTCCATGTGCAAGGAGCAGAATAAATCGCAGCAATTACAAACCACAGAAGAGGTATTAATTCATGAACCACCCCGCTCCAATGGAATGCAAACTCGAAACCAGACCAGAAATAAAGATATCcaacaaaaaatatcacttcaAGATTCGCATGAACATATAGATGAAATAGAGCAAATAGAAGAAAGAAACGATCCACCGGACAAAGGTAACAACGATAGGAATGACGAAGAAGAGAgccaagaagaaggaagagaagaggaaataAGGAGAAAGAAACATAAATCAAAACCCATTATTATTGAACATCGAATAATTAAGGCTAACACAATCGATTCTcgcgaattattatttttacgaaaagataatattgcatattttgttgACACTGATGGAAGTCCGTTAGATTTGGGCTCGCAAAAATTATTCGAGCGAAATGAAATACCAAATTTAGGAGCTCTAACCCTGGGTGAAGCTAAGGcagtaaaatataagaaacattatcATATAGCTTTGCCTATTAGCGAAAGACAGCGCGAAGGACCAACTATGACTTTAATTCAAATCACAACAGTCATCAGAGACCtacgcaatattattgaaaatttaaaactggAAACAGTAAGCATCGCAAAATCAGACTTTGTGAACAACGTCCCATGGAGTAACATTAAGCCTTTACTTCAATCAACCTTTATAAATTcaacttcaaaattaataatatgtaatgggTTAATTAAATATCCCCCCAAGGATCTTCGGCCAATTATAATCGGAGAGATACATTGCTCACCCACAGGTGGACACCGTGGAGTTACGAAAACGTATAGTAGAATAAAACACCATTATTATTGGGAAAATTTGAAGTCCGATATCCAACAATACATACAACAATGCTtacaatgtcaattaaaaaagttgGTGCGAGTCAAAACTAAACAACCCATGATAATTACTGACACGCCTGGTTCCTCTTTCGATAAAGTAGCTATGGATATTGTAGGACCTTTGCCAAGAACTAAAAGAGgaagtgaatatattttaacattgcaagatcaattaactaaattttgcaTGGGAATACCCCTTCCAGATCAAACATCTGAGACAATCGCAGAAGCCTTTGTTGATAGATTTATTTGTGTGTTGGGAGCGCCTAAGGCGATACTAACAGATCAAGGACGAAATTTTATTAGCGAACTAATGAAAAAGATCGCAAAGCTGTTCAGAATTCGTAAGTTTCGGACAACTGCCTTTCACCCGCAATCCAACGGATCTCTAGAAAGATCACATCACGCGTTAGGTGAATATTTGAAACAGTACGCAAATAATCAAAAAGAATGGGATCGATGGATCGGATTGGCAatgttcaattataatattggTGTCCATGAAGCCACCAAGCATACACCTTATGAGTTAGTTTTTGGTAAAATAGCAAGAATTCCCTCAGGCGAATTATTCGGGCCTGAGGATAAACTAACAAGCTACGACGATTACTTAATAAACTTAGCCACTCAGCTCCATGCTATCCAAACTAATGCCCGAGAAAATGTAGTTGAGGCaaaaattaaatccaaaaaacattatgataaaaaaatcaatccgCAAACATTTAGGCCTGGGGATCAAGTGTTCTTATTAAAAGGGCCTAAACCCGGTAAATTTGGGGTTCATTACACTGGGCCACACGAAGTCTTAGAAATACTGAAcaaaaatgat ATGGATTCCCGGCTTATTGCTATAATGTTGATAATAGCATGGACGCGCAAAACGAATGGAATAATAGGCTACGATTGTGGATCACCAATGGCTAATATAACTACAATGTCTCTACTCAATACCGAAGAATGCGATATACCCCCTCAACGCGTGAACCAAACCAAAACCTACATACAACTCATAcagattaatgaatttaaaaccgTAAGAGTCAGGCAATGCAAGGTCGAGATCGATAGAATAGTGAAAACATGCGGAATGTTTTCCCACACCAGCGATGTACTTAATGGCAAATATTCGTACATAGAGGAAACATCTCGTGAATCCTGTATGCGAATGCAATGGATCGGAGTCTATCGACATGGAATCACTGTTATATCCGAATTAAAGGCTAATCAATCAATCTCCCGGCCGTTGATTTTAGCAGGACACATAGATGAAGGAGGGTGTCACGGAGGTAGTTATTCCGATACTTTCGGGAGTTGGCCTAACGTGATCGTGCTCGCCACTGTTAAAATCACACTTCAAGATTACGAAGCAACAGTCCAACTAAACTCTAATCGCTTAATGCTCCGCTCAGGAGTGACTTGCGATTTCAAGGCTACTCATTGTATAGATTTAGAAGGAGGAAACACATTCTGGGACCCGCTTCCTGCGGATCAATGTGCACTCTCCAATTACGCATCCCTCTATGACGGATTCGCAGACGTGTTAATAGATGATACCGGGAAGGAATCCCAGATAGTCTACACTGTAAAATCTCAACAATTTTCGCATTAA